The following proteins are co-located in the Fusarium verticillioides 7600 chromosome 7, whole genome shotgun sequence genome:
- a CDS encoding hypothetical protein (At least one base has a quality score < 10), producing MADSGTPSNPGQLPPPPQAGAGAPGFEAGQNGQPMAPPPLHIPQNTNPIPTAITSPRSAADQGGILSPTSAGGFRRAAPEPNKRALYIGGLDQRVTEEVLRQIFETTGHVQNVKIIPDKNARGYNYGFVEYDDPGAAERAMQTLNGRRVHQSEIRVNWAYQSNTTNKEDTSNHFHIFVGDLSNEVNDEVLLQAFSAFGSVSEARVMWDMKTGRSRGYGFVAFRDRPEAEKALSSMDGEWLGSRAIRCNWANQKGQPSMAQQQAMQAMGMTPTTPYGHHQFPAHGVASYEVILTQTPSWQTTVYVGNLTPYTTPNDVVPLFQNFGFVVESRFQADRGFAFIKMDTHENAAMAICQMNGYNVNGRPLKCSWGKDKTPSAQGAFDPAQPYSPQSAQAPGFPGTPTYYPQYGAQYGGQPGNYGGPQTGSPAGYAGSPMGYAAPQSAGGYGRGQQPPNGVSLCPLSMIPFLFSRFYGFLLSCLILLLPIALFSVSSSIITVQACDTPVPCYWGKGAIFLSCLQKGCMHFSVLFSSLLFLFRR from the exons ATGGCCGATTCTGGAACGCCCTCCAACCCAGGCCAGCTGCCTCCCCCCCCTCAGGCCGGTGCTGGCGCCCCTGGCTTCGAAGCTGGCCAGAATGGACAGCCTATGGCCCCTCCGCCTCTGCATATCCCTCAGAATACCAACCCGATCCCGACTGCCATCACCTCCCCCAGATCCGCTGCCGATCAAGGAGGCATCTTGTCGCCTACCAGTGCAGGTGGCTTTCGTCGTGCTGCTCCTGAGCCCAACAAGCGTGCCCTCTACATTGGTGGTTTGGACCAGCGTGTAACCGAGGAAGTCTTGCGTCAGATCTTTGAGACTACGGGTCATGTTCAGAACGTCAAGATTATTCCCGACAAGAAT GCGCGTGGTTATAACTATGGCTTTGTCGAGTATGACGACCCTGGTGCCGCTGAGCGTGCCATGCAGACTCTCAATGGACGACGAGTTCACCAATCG GAAATCCGAGTCAACTGGGCCTATCAGTCGAACACTACAAACAAGGAGGACACCTCGAATCATTTCCACATCTTTGTTGGTGATTTGTCCAACGAAGTCAACGATGAGGTCCTCCTTCAAGCCTTCTCTGCTTTTGGTTCCGTTTCAGAGGCTCGTGTCATGTGGGATATGAAGACCGGCCGATCTCGAGGTTACGGTTTTGTTGCCTTCCGCGACCGCCCTGAGGCCGAAAAGGCTCTGAGCTCCATGGACGGCGAGTGGCTCGGCTCGCGAGCCATCCGATGTAACTGGGCAAACCAGAAGGGCCAACCTTCAATGGCCCAGCAGCAAGCTATGCAGGCGATGGGCATGACGCCTACCACCCCTTACGGGCATCACCAATTCCCAGCACATGGCGTCGCTAGTTACGAGGTTATTCTGACTCAAACTCCCAGCTGGCAGACAACTGTCTATGTCGGCAACCTTACTCCTTACACAACTCCCAACGATGTGGTTCCTCTGTTCCAGAACTTCGGTTTCGTTGTTGAGTCTCGATTCCAGGCTGATCGAGGTTTTGCTTTCATTAAGATGGATACCCACGAGAACGCGGCTATGGCGATCTGCCAGATGAACGGGTATAACGTTAACGGACGACCTCTCAAGTGCAGT TGGGGCAAGGACAAAACACCCAGTGCTCAAGGAGCCTTTGACCCTGCTCAGCCTTACAGCCCACAGAGTGCTCAAGCTCCTGGCTTCCCAGGCACGCCTACGTACTATCCTCAGTATGGTG CCCAGTACGGTGGACAGCCTGGAAACTATGGTGGACCACAAACTGGATCACCGGCCGGTTATGCTGGATCCCCTATGGGATATGCTGCTCCTCAAAGCGCGGGCGGCTACGGCAGGGGCCAACAGCCTCCCAATG GGGTTTCTCTTTGTCCGCTTAGCATGattccctttctcttctcacgTTTCTATGGATTTCTTCTCTCGTGCTTGATTCTGTTGCTTCCCATTGCTCTTTTCTCAGTATCTTCAAGCATTATTACAGTTCAGGCCTGTGATACCCCCGTTCCGTGTTATTGGGGGAAAGGGGCAATCTTCCTCTCTTGCTTACAAAAGGGATGTATGCATTTCTctgttctcttctcttctcttctattccTGTTTCGTCGATAA
- a CDS encoding solute carrier family 25, member 46, protein MSTTVGAFIAGGIAACGAVTATHPFETVKIRMQLQGELQNKGHQPHHYRGPIHGVSVIVRNEGVRNIYRGIGAAYIYQVLLNGCRLGFYDPMRNALASFFLKDGKAQNLGINMFCGAASGVIGAAAGSPFFLVKTRLQSFSAFRPVGTQHHYRGAWHGFKSIYGTEGISGLYRGVQAAMIRTAFGSSVQLPTYFFAKRRLVRHFDMEEGPGLHLASSAISGFVVCCVMHPPDTIMSRMYNQNGNLYSSVADCLSKTIRSEGLFALYKGFFPHLARILPHTILTLSLAEQTNKLVRKIEDRILPGRLEMAT, encoded by the exons ATGTCGACCACTGTTGG CGCCTTCATTGCTGGCGGCATTGCCGCCTGCGGTGCCGTCACTGCAACACATCCTTTTGAGACGGTCAAAATTCG TATGCAGTTGCAAGGCGAGCTTCAGAACAAGGgccatcaacctcaccattACAGAGGACCGATCCATGGTGTGAGCGTCATTGTGCGCAACGAAGGTGTCCGTAATATCTACCGCGGAATTGGCGCGGCCTATATCTACCAAgtccttctcaatggctgTCGTCTCGGATTCTACGACCCTATGCGCAATGCGCTCgcgagcttcttcctcaaggacGGAAAGGCCCAAAATCTGGGCATCAATATGTTCTGCGGTGCGGCCTCGGGCGTCATCGGCGCCGCCGCCGGAAgccccttcttcctcgtcaagaCCCGATTACAGAGTTTCTCGGCGTTCCGACCCGTTGGCACACAGCACCACTACCGGGGCGCATGGCATGGCTTCAAGTCTATCTATGGAACTGAGGGTATCAGTGGTCTCTACCGTGGTGTGCAGGCTGCCATGATCAGGACTGCTTTCGGCAGCTCTGTTCAGCTTCCCACATATTTCTTCGCGAAGCGCCGCCTGGTTCGTCATTTTGATATGGAAGAGGGCCCCGGTCTGCACTTGGCCTCCAGTGCTATCAGTGGATTCGTTGTCTGCTGCGTGATGCACCCTCCTG ACACCATCATGTCCCGCATGTACAACCAGAACGGCAATCTTTACAGCAGCGTTGCCGACTGTCTCTCCAAAACCATTCGCTCTGAGGGTCTCTTTGCTCTGTACAAGGGATTCTTCCCTCATCTTGCCCGAATTCTACCCCACACCATCCTCACTCTGAGCTTAGCTGAGCAGACCAATAAGCTGGTCCGCAAGATTGAGGATCGCATTCTCCCCGGAAGATTGGAGATGGCGActtga
- a CDS encoding solute carrier family 25, member 46, whose translation MFWGFWHAILSRQMLTISLYSMQLQGELQNKGHQPHHYRGPIHGVSVIVRNEGVRNIYRGIGAAYIYQVLLNGCRLGFYDPMRNALASFFLKDGKAQNLGINMFCGAASGVIGAAAGSPFFLVKTRLQSFSAFRPVGTQHHYRGAWHGFKSIYGTEGISGLYRGVQAAMIRTAFGSSVQLPTYFFAKRRLVRHFDMEEGPGLHLASSAISGFVVCCVMHPPDTIMSRMYNQNGNLYSSVADCLSKTIRSEGLFALYKGFFPHLARILPHTILTLSLAEQTNKLVRKIEDRILPGRLEMAT comes from the exons ATGTTCTGGGGTTTTTGGCACGCGATATTGTCCCGGCAGATGTTGACAATATCCCTGTACAGTATGCAGTTGCAAGGCGAGCTTCAGAACAAGGgccatcaacctcaccattACAGAGGACCGATCCATGGTGTGAGCGTCATTGTGCGCAACGAAGGTGTCCGTAATATCTACCGCGGAATTGGCGCGGCCTATATCTACCAAgtccttctcaatggctgTCGTCTCGGATTCTACGACCCTATGCGCAATGCGCTCgcgagcttcttcctcaaggacGGAAAGGCCCAAAATCTGGGCATCAATATGTTCTGCGGTGCGGCCTCGGGCGTCATCGGCGCCGCCGCCGGAAgccccttcttcctcgtcaagaCCCGATTACAGAGTTTCTCGGCGTTCCGACCCGTTGGCACACAGCACCACTACCGGGGCGCATGGCATGGCTTCAAGTCTATCTATGGAACTGAGGGTATCAGTGGTCTCTACCGTGGTGTGCAGGCTGCCATGATCAGGACTGCTTTCGGCAGCTCTGTTCAGCTTCCCACATATTTCTTCGCGAAGCGCCGCCTGGTTCGTCATTTTGATATGGAAGAGGGCCCCGGTCTGCACTTGGCCTCCAGTGCTATCAGTGGATTCGTTGTCTGCTGCGTGATGCACCCTCCTG ACACCATCATGTCCCGCATGTACAACCAGAACGGCAATCTTTACAGCAGCGTTGCCGACTGTCTCTCCAAAACCATTCGCTCTGAGGGTCTCTTTGCTCTGTACAAGGGATTCTTCCCTCATCTTGCCCGAATTCTACCCCACACCATCCTCACTCTGAGCTTAGCTGAGCAGACCAATAAGCTGGTCCGCAAGATTGAGGATCGCATTCTCCCCGGAAGATTGGAGATGGCGActtga
- a CDS encoding ribonucleoside-diphosphate reductase small chain, translated as MYKKAEASFWTAEEIDLSKDLHDWNNRLTADEQFFVSHILAFFAASDGIVNENLVERFSGEVQIPEARCFYGFQIMMENIHSETYSLLIDTYIKEPAQRTYLFNAIDTIPCIRKKADWAIRWIQDKDSSFAQRLVAFAAVEGIFFSGAFASIFWLKKRGLMPGLTFSNELISRDEGLHTDFACLLHSHLKGRASKQMIQDIITDAVTIEQEFLTEALPCALLGMNSDLMKQYIEFVADRLLVALGNEKVYKATNPFDFMENISLGGKTNFFEKRVADYQKAGVLHSATKKTEEDESPKGENGGDFTFDEDF; from the coding sequence ATGtacaagaaggctgaggcttcCTTCTGGACTGCTGAGGAGATTGATCTCTCCAAGGATCTCCACGACTGGAACAACCGCCTGACTGCTGATGAGCAGTTCTTCGTCTCTCATATCCTTGCTTTCTTCGCTGCCTCTGATGGTATTGTCAACGAGAACCTCGTCGAGCGTTTCAGTGGCGAGGTCCAGATCCCCGAGGCTCGTTGCTTCTACGGCTTCcagatcatgatggagaaCATTCACTCCGAGACCTACTCCCTCCTCATCGACACATACATTAAGGAGCCCGCCCAGCGAACCTACCTCTTCAACGCCATTGACACTATTCCCTGCATCCGAAAGAAGGCTGACTGGGCCATCCGATGGATCCAGGATAAGGACTCCTCCTTTGCCCAGCGTCTCGTTGCCTtcgctgctgttgagggtaTCTTCTTCAGTGGTGCCTTCGCCTCtatcttctggctcaagaaGCGCGGTCTCATGCCCGGTCTGACTTTCTCCAACGAGCTCATCTCTCGCGACGAGGGTCTTCACACTGACTTTGCATGCCTCCTCCACTCTCACCTCAAGGGTCGTGCCAGCAAGCAGATGATTCAAGACATCATTACTGACGCCGTCACCATTGAGCAGGAGTTCCTCACTGAGGCTCTTCCCTGTGCCCTTCTCGGCATGAACTCTGACCTCATGAAGCAGTACATTGAGTTCGTCGCTGATCGtctcctcgtcgctcttGGCAACGAGAAAGTCTACAAGGCCACCAACCCCTTCGACTTCATGGAGAACATCTCCCTTGGCGGCAAGACCaacttcttcgagaagcGTGTTGCCGACTACCAGAAGGCCGGTGTCCTCCACAGTGCCACTaagaagactgaggaggatgagTCCCCGAAGGGTGAGAACGGCGGTGACTTCACCTTTGACGAGGATTTCTGA